In Drosophila subpulchrella strain 33 F10 #4 breed RU33 chromosome X, RU_Dsub_v1.1 Primary Assembly, whole genome shotgun sequence, the DNA window CAAGAACTAAAGACTTTCATAACACAGTGATCAATCGCCAAATGAAACACAAAAGGTGTTGAAAACAGGACGGTATAATAAAATAGTAAGAATCTTGTATAAAGAACGATGTCAGTACAAATTATCAAGATGTATTATCAATTTTATAGTATAATATCCCATGTGAGCATTACTAAAAATCTCCTGTCGGTTAAAATAACTAAGTAAATTGGGTTTGTAGAACAGTTATATTTCTCCATTTACATTGCCCTCTTATCATGTTGAGATgataaactttttgataagaAATATTATAGGACTGCTTTCATAATGCCTGATTAAAATAGACGTTATAATAAACTAGCACGTGTTATAGTGTAGCTTAGTACCTTAAAaatcatggaaaaattctttttgaaatttggAAACATTTAGCTAGCGACCCctgtatttattgatttcactgATTTGCTGTGAATGActtgttttcttttctatCCCATTGAGTCTGAAGAGCTTTTCGAGCTGTTTGCATATAAAATCGATCCTAATTTGTATTCCATACAAAGCGTCTACAATACCAAGAGCGCTTAGAATATATCAAAACACATTAGATGGAAGGAAGTAAATTTTGTGGTTTTAACTTAGGAGGCCTATATCTTTTTAGAGGGGTCTATATTATTGTTTTCAACAAGGTGTGTCGACTATTTGAGCCCACTGTTTGTGTGTAATCCAAGATTGTTGTTGTGTTCTTCTTCGTGGAatactaaaactaaaaaaaaaaaagcaaacacATGAAAGTTATTCACACCAACACAGGCACTCTGCGTATTTATTATTCATATTAATTTTCATACACATTCGCCCGTACGTATTATTATATCTTGTATCCccatatgtgtgtgtgtgtaatttGGAATCAGTTTTCATTGCTTTGTCTTGTTGCTCCACTCCTCTTTGGCCATttattctgtttatttgttcgGTGGAATGGTTTCGGCTTCGTTTCGACTTTGGttagtttattttattcatattGTGTATTGTGTATTGTGTATACAATTTTTTCCAACGAGCgtttcatattttttccaTCGTCGCTCGATGGAATTTCTTGTGGGTCTCTTGTCTTCGTATTTTGTATTtcttcatttcatttcatttcgaaTCGTTTCGTTTCTCTGCTTTTGGcttttgtaaaataatttaccgTTTGAATTGCTGTTTAGAAGTGTTTGTTTGTATGTATGTGCTTGGCTTAATTCCACACATTTTTCCTTTACCTAACTTTACAATCTTGGCTCTCTTGGCTCTCTCTTAGCCAGCTCCTCCTAATCTCTTTGTCGCTCTCCTAcacaaaaagaattttttatggATTCTATACCATATACTATAAATACCTATACCATATTATTGAACCAGATACCAGGgctttaattttataatgtaaaattgacaagttaaattatttttatgaatcATAGTTTATGATATTTATTAAACTGaaagaatgaaaaaaaattcctTGGGCAGTGGCACTTGAACCCCTGCGCTTGCAAACCATATTATTGAACCAGATATCAGGGCTTCAATTTTATAATGTCAAATTGACaagttatattatttttatgaatcATAGTTTATGATATTTATTAAACTgaatgaatgaaaaaaaattcctTGGGCAGTGGCACTTGAACCCGTGCGCTTCCAAACGATGTGACCTAAAAATGTTGGATTTAATAATGGAGCCACTTTGTTTTTCTCCTGTGTACACTTGCTCTTTGCCCATTTCCTACTTTATGTTCGGCTTAGACGTTCGTTGGCCCCTCGATTCTGGTGGGCTGGTAAGGGGTGAAGTAGGGGGTGAAGTAAGGGGTGAGAGGTGGCACGTGAATGTGAATGGGGTGGCTCTGTGTGTTTTCGTTTTCTTGCCCGTGTGTCTTCGCCCTCTTATTCGCATTGGTGTTTTTACAATTCATGTGCATATTTCAATTTGATTTTCTCCTTATGTGCTTTTTTCTCAACCGTTGAAATGCTGCAATTTTCTGGTTTATTTCAGCAATTTTCCCACTTGAGTAGATTATGTTGCCAATTCAAGGAATTTTATGTTGTCATTGGGCATTCGTAATGTATTTCCCAGCAATCTGGCAACGCCCGGGGAATTATAAAACCGTTTACCAgggaattttaataaatacaatggttcttcaattaaaattatgaACAAGTATGGTTAGGTTTACTTTGAACACAAATTAAACATTAAgtaaagttatttttttaatattttgcaatatataaaaaaatcgttTTGTAAAGTTAATATGTTCTTAGTACAAGGAGTCATACAAACCTCTAGTAATTTATAGGAAATTGGAGTgcattaatttgttttataattaagATTGAATAAGAAAATCAGCAATTTCCGTTTGCGGCGAGTGAGTAATAACCGTGAATCACAATGAACTTTGTTAAACGACTGACGGCATTTTTTCACCGATGTGGCAATCTTGTCCGTTACATTTGGCCATGgtgaaatttgaatttaaatgcgATTCTTGCTGTTGCTTGCAACTCTTACAGATCAGCAAAAACGACAACCTACCGCAACAGGTGTGCGTCGGCTGTGCCAAGACAGCCATATCGGCCTGCGTGTTCAAGAAGAAGTGCGAGGAGGCGGACACCTTTTATCGCCAGCAACTGAGGCTCCAAAAGATCGAGGGCGCGGATCCGCTGGAGGCGAGCGCTGCCGTCGACCAGGCCAAGAGCAGCGGCTGCAGCAGTGGCAGCGGTAGCAGCAGCGCCAGCGGTAGCAGTTCCACCAGCAGCAGTTCCTCCTCCgacgacgaggacgaggacaaCGACCAGGACCAGGATCAGGATAACGACAATGAAGTGGTCGCTGGAGAGGCACACAAGCGGCTGCATAATGGCCATGGCCAGGCCATTAATGGCCATCGGGGAGATGATGAGGTCCCGGAGGAGATGGATGACCATCACGAATCAGGCAACAACAACGATGAGGAACCGGATGAGGATCATCATCGTAATGGCCTTGAGTTGACGGATGATGTCAATGCCGAGAATGAGGATGATGTGGAGGAGATAAATCCCTTGAACCATCACCATCATAACGATGATGGCGAAATAACAGTCCATGGCGTGCATCCCAAGGAGCCGTTCGACTTCAACTCCATTCGCCTGATGCAGGAGTATATGCAACATCAGATGAACAAGTTCCCCAATGGCTCCGCCACCGGTCCACCGGGTCAGGATATGGAGCTCGATCTCGACCAGcggcaccaccaccaccaccaccacgatggcgatggcgacgatgacgatgatgaggACATGTCGCTGCCGCTGATACCCGAAATCGAGCTGATCACGCCGGGCGATGAAGCGCCAGCGGATCCATCGAATCCCAACGATTTGGTCAATGGCGTGGCCGGCGTTGGCGTGGTCCAGGGTATGCGCGGACCGGGCTTCCAGTGCCCCCATTGCTATCAGATATTCGAGATGAAGCAGATCCTCAAGGCGCACATGCAGAGCGTCCATGGAGCACCGGGTCCGGTGTACGAGTGCAGCAACTGCCGCAAGACCTACTTCTACAAGCGCTTTCTGGAGAAGCACATACGGCGCGGTCGGTGTGTGAAGAAGCGTCGCAACCAAACGTGAGTGTGGGGGAATCCTCTAGTGGTAGTCCGGTATTAATTTGATCTCCTCCCTTCAGCCGGCCCATGCAGTGCTCGGACTGCCATGTCCTCTTCCCCACGGGCCACCATTTGGGTTGGCATAAGCGCACCGGTTGCCCCTCGAAGGCGGCCAAAATGTGAGTTAATCCCTATATGATGAAAACTGCATGGATTCTGGTTATATGACCGATTCGTCTATCGTTTCAGGCCCCTGCAGCAGCTTTTCAAGCAGAACATTGTGCAGTTTAACAATTTTCCCAAGCGGATCGCCGCCGGAGGAGCACGCAAGCCCACGGCTCCCGATCTGCATATCAACAATCGCAAGTAAGTGTATGGAATTGGATTCATGTTGAAAGGGGGGCCCTTCTGATTCGGAACTTGTTTATTTCTCCCAGACTGGGCTTGGCCAACAAGCGAAAGGGACGCACTCGCATCAAGCTGGATGCCAAGAAGATTGCCCTGGCCAAGCAGTTGATACTGCGCGAGGCCACCACCACGGTGATTGCCAACGAGCTGAACATCTCGCGCACCTTCGCCTGGCGCCTGCGTAAGAGTCTGGTTAATGGTGTCAGTCTGCATGAGCGTGTGGTGGATCCCTCGCAGGAAGAGCAGCacctgcagcagcagctgcagcagcagcagcaacagcatcaACAGTTGCacttgcagcagcaacagcaggaggagcagcagcagcaggcagcagccgcagcagcacaGGCCGAACGCGAACGGGAGCATCATCATTTGAGCCTACCCTATAGCCACCTGGGCTTGGGTCTTATCAAAGAGGAGCGTCAGGACAGCGAGGatgaggaggagcagcagcagcgacagcagcagcagcatctcCACCATTCGCACCACCAACTGGGCCTGGTGGATGAGTGCGGAGCGGAGGAGATCGGTGCCGAGGAAACGGCTGGCTATATGGGCGATGAGGATGCCGTTTGCGGATTGCTTCACAATGGCTACGATCCCGATCCTGATTCTGATCCCATTGAGCACGATCCCTTCGAGGGCaccgacaacaacaacgaccATCATTCGAATGGCAGACGGCCTGGTTCTGTTTCGCCCGCACCACCACCACTGGCGCCGCCATCGATGGGCAGTTCCGGTGGCGTTGGGGTTCCAGTGCCGGTGCAGGTCCATGCTGCTGCCGCGCGGACCGATGTTGAGGTCTATAAACGCCTACTGGCCGAGTCGCAGCACTTCCCCCACATCGTCAACGCCCAGCAGTTGcagatgcagcagcagcatcgcGAGCGGGAGCGGGAGCAGCGGGATCGCGAGCGggagcaactgcagcagcagaagGTCCACAACGGCGGAATGCCGATGCTCACACGCTATCCGCCTGCCGTCATGTAAGTCTATTTTTTAACAACCAATAAAGGCATTTCTGATTATTTAAATGCCCAATAAAAACAGTTTCCCACACTAACAACTAATAATCGAAAAAGTATAGGCGTTCTATAGTATTTGAGAAAccataaatttattaataacctTATCTTACCATTAGTCATAAATATTTCAGCTTAAATAATATGATTGGCAACCGTCCCTATCGAAAATATTCTCAAATAGTTAAAAAGGCAATTAAGGTCATTGGGAATTTTGGCAAACGTGCTTtataatatttacttatttaggTATTTGAGTGTTAATGATATTATTAGAAACAGTTTCTATCACAATATCCTCAAGCTTGGCTATCGCAATTTTAAGTTTTACTTACtatttagaaaattaaaatgagataggAAGAGATAAGagacatatacatacatagttacaatttaaaatagaTTGCAAATCTTATCATGATTTTATACCGCATACAATAGGCACGCCCTGCCCGTCAACCTGTCCCTGCGCTCCATGCCCCACATGAACAGCAATGAGAGGTGAGTGTTGAAAGGTTACTTGCCTTATCCTATACATACTTAAATCTTTCCCTTCGCAGCAATGGCAGCTCCAGCAGCAATACCGCTGCCCCATTACCCGTTCCTGGCTCATCCGCAGCCACATCGACTGCCACTCCAACTGGCAAGAAGCCCCGCAAGCCGAATGTCTTTATCGATGACGAAAAGTACGCCATGGCCAAGTTGTTGGTGGCCCAGAACTCCTCCACCATGGAGATAGCCAGGGCCCTCAATGTCTCCCAAATGACGGCTTGGAAGGTGCGCGATGCCATTCTCAAGGGAGTGCCTCTGTCATACCGCAACAAGCGGTCCGATGGCAGGCATTCCGAGGAGTTTAGCGccaaggagcagcagcagcagcagcagcaacatcagcaacaacaacaggagcagcagcaacgccagcagcagcagcaggagatgcagcgacagcagcaacagcaaatgGAGCAAATGGAGCTAATCAAACAGCAACGCCAGCAACAGGAGTTGCTACttcaacaacagcagcagcagcaacaacagcagcagcagcagcagcaactgcgtCATCACACACCAGCGGAAACATCACACTATCAGCAGCAACAGACGCCGCCGAAGATGCTGCATCCTCGTCGCCGCCTGAAGGCCGCGGAACGCGAGCTGCGGGACAAGGAGATCACACGCGAAATACTCGAGCTGATCAAGGAGGACAGCAACATTCAGTACTGGAAGGTGTCGGCTCGCCTGGCCGAGAAGGGCATCAATATATCGCCCTCGTCCGTCTGCCAGAAGCTCAAGTCGATGGGCATCCACCGGCGCTGGAAGCCCGGCGACAAGCCTCCCATGCTGGCCATTAGTCAGCTGAAAGCGGCCACTGTGGcggccgcagcagcagcggcagctgGCCTGGCCGGCGTCGGCGGCGTTGTACCGGGCAGCGCCGGACTGGCCGGCAGCAGTTTTGGCCTGGCCGACGACGGCTACGAGCAGCAGCAGTTCGACATGGGCGGGCCACACTTTCTCAGTGCCTTCACGCGCTAGACGATCGACCAAAAGTCGTCCTCCCCAGCATCTAGGCCTAGATTAAAATGTAGAACGCATTGTGGAGTGGACGCAGAATCGTAGAGGGCATTCTTTAGGCAATTCGACTTGGAACTTGTAGGTCCAAAGAGGAATGTTaagcttctaaaccatttcaAAGAAAATATACATCTAGGTTTATGATCATTGTTTTATAGCATACAGTTTCTAGAAGATACTGTATTAACTAAGTAGGCAATTTCGAACATTATAATTTGATCTTACTCTGaacttgttatattttctcgagaatatttttgaaaaatttctTTGCAGAACTGCCATTTGCAAGACGAAATGCCTATAAATTGTCGACAATTACGACTGGGTTTAATACTATTTTTTTTCGAGCCACCCTAATCCATATGCATATAGACCagcacagcaacaacaacttgtattttttatatagtATTTGAAAGAGAGTGCGCGCTTGAaatgtatttgtatttgtaaTCGATATGAGATAGCATATATTGTATGATTCTGTAttagatttatatatatatatccaatatataTGCTAAGCATTCCTAGAATGTCACACACACAAAGAAAACAGAaagcacccaaaaaaaaaaaccatgtTCATTCCAAGTGAGGAAATAATTTCCTTTCTTTAATTTTAGCAGCTTCCTTTTCCTCTTCCTCTTCCTTCatccacacacacatacactacaccaacacacacacacacacacacttagCTGATAatgtaataatttaattaacatATTTATTGATCGCATGTTTTCGtgcgtatgtgtgtgtgcttaagctgagaaatgtatttaaagatttgcattatttttaattaatttattttttactcacgcacacacacatatgAGCAATTATTCAGTACTGAACtttaatttagttaaattaATGCATCAAACGATAAAATAACAATCAGAACAAAGCGAACGGAAGCAGAACAAACAAACAGCAGCTAGAGAGAAAGTTAAGAAAGCTAGCAACATAAGTGCAATTATAAACTATACCTAGAAAACCAGATGAATGTAAAATGTATTACGTGTGACCGAGACAGAAGGTGGGAGAGCGAGAGATGGGAGAAAGAGAGGCAAAGCTGGCCTAAACACCActgaacattttttaagtgcccatttttgaaaatatttattcgaAAATCACGAGTGTTAATTCTCACCTCTTAAAAACCCCTTATTTGCCAATTAtgatttttaagatttttaataactgttttttttggttaaagtgtagaaacaaattttaaattctaaaataaGTTTAGGTCAATTAAAACATcaattagttttattttagaaaaactTTATACATTCCCAAAGACATAccaaaattctaaaaaaaaaacaacatacaAACAATTCCGTTTTTGTGTGTTTACAGTGGTGTTGAGCCATCAATTTAATAACTTTCACTCCCTAACTTTTCTCCTTTCTTTCTCTTGGTCGTTTTCCATATAGACAGTTATTCTGAATCCATCCTCCAACCAAGCCCAAatttatgtaaaaaaaattatggaAACAATACAAACGatcaacttaaaaaaaagtcgTAGCCAATTGTTAGTTGAAAGTGAGAAAAACAAATCCACAAAAGAACAAAGCGGAAAAAGAGGGGAAATGAAGACAAGTTAAGCTGAGGACTCAGAACTGTATTTATTTACAGCCAATTTaagaaacatattttattatttttttgttgtagtggatgaaattcaatttgtctgcgatttatttttgtatagcTTTTAAGGTCAGCAGTTAGAGCAAAGGAgaaagcaagagagagagagagagagagagagaaagagagatcGTTAGCGAAGGTTGatatagtatttttttttatatttttgtacaatttGAAATTGTAACTGCTTTttatcaatcaatcaatcaatgaATGATTCCCTCCCTCCACCAAACCACACACatacaaaaacacacacacacacgcatacTGTGCAAAGTATTTTCAATATTCATTACATACAATATAtccatatatataaatatgtaacatTTAAACGCATACGAAACTAAATTTatgaaatagtttttttttttttgttttttttatatatcatATTTATTAGCCGCAGCTTATAAAATAGATTTACAAAAatgattacaatttttttgtatGAAATGCAAAGAATGATGTCTATGAAATATAATTTactatacataaatatacatatattttaaagcgTATAATAGTAAGGATCCATTGCAAGCAGCATCAACAAATAGAACTGACGTGCCTATGTAGCGATTAAATCTGACTAAACACCCACACACGGATACACCCAAACTACACACACCTAGAGACAAGCCGATGTAATGCAttaaataatcattccaaaatGTCATATGAAGGAAAAGAAacgaaacaacaaaaaaaaaaaacaagcaacattatatatttttaaatgaataaataatatttcaagaAAATGTTCAAAATGTGGGATTTATTTCCATCTTCTTGGCTAGTTGATCAAAGTTTTACCGAGTGTGGGTAAAGAAGCTTGGGATTTTCCTAGTTGCAAAGCACTCGGTGTTTATTATACCAAGTTCCTAAAAGAAGGCAATGTCTTGGTGAAGAGTTCAGCAGAAGAAAAGCTTTCGCACATCGTTTGCTACTTCTAGCAGGTTCTACTCATAATTATCCATTCATCCACTTATCACAGCTGTGCAAAAATCTCACCTCTTCATTTTCTGTTCTTGGAAACATATATATGatataattcattttatttctttaaatatatatggtATCTTTGAAAAATGAACAAGAATATATGTTGTTAAGTCCAAAAATCAGTAGGCTCAATATAGAAATGTCTAGAAACATAGTCAGAAAGcacatttttgaatttttcccAGGAGATTTATGTGACACCACAAAATCTTCTGTGTTTCCAAATTAATTTCTTTATCTTTGGCAATTCAATTTGGAGATTGAAACTTTTTTGTTATTAATATTTCACATATATGACGCAAATGAACATTGCTAATCTATTTTTATGATTTCTCTTTTAATAGATCTTTCCCACTTGCGAACTTGTGCACGTGTTGATACGTCTGGGGGATCTTCTCTattgtattattatattgtattatACGTTTTTCCACCCCCAAGAGGAATATACTTCGGCAGTTGTTTGGCTATATTTATTTGTCGGCGGATTTCTTTGAGACATGCACATCCAATTCCGTTGAGTTTAGTTAGGTAAACACATGGGTACTTTTGTTGAATCTGTGAGTCTGCGGATCTGGgcaatgtatttatttaattaacgCTAATTCTGACCTGCTGGCCGGCTCTACGTCCTCGTCaatatttttcattcattGAGCAAATAAACATTAGCCAAGTCGCGTGTTCTATTCGAAATCCGCAGATGTGCCCCTGGTTGAATTGATCTTGAATGGGATCGAACTCGGCAAAGTTTAGATAGGGCTTTTAAGGTCCTTTTTCTCGTAAAGCCCCCTTGGTTCCAATAAAAAACGATTTATTCGTggtttgttcttttttttattagtttttgtTGTATATATGTAGCGTAACTTGTAATAACGTAACtaaattttacaaatattCTTTCACTTCCTGTGCTTTGGTCCTACatgacgaaaaaaaaaacaaaaaaaaaattggttttgATATATGTTTAATATATAGATAAAGTTATATACGTATGTGTTTTACATTGGATGCATTAATAATagcaataataacaacaataacGGACAGCAGGGTGGCGAGAACGATGGCGATACTATGGACCCGATAACGCTCATGTTCTTCTGGTTTATGGGTTCTGGGTTCGGATCCCCTGTTCCTGGCCTTATCTTTACCGTTACTCAGCccctctgctgctgcttcagCCGGCGCCGGCGCTTGCCAAATATATATTACTCTCTACATATCGTACATAAACATATACATCGACTTCTATCGATCCTACCTGCTATATCTTCTCGCTGGCTTGGGGTTTTCTTTGTTTATCATCTGGGCAAGATGATGCCATCCAAAATCGGATTCtaa includes these proteins:
- the LOC119556016 gene encoding uncharacterized protein LOC119556016; the encoded protein is MESEQQEVGGGSAPLCRICITTHHQQHNNTTTTTTASTANLPMIPIFGEDALWQKITTLANVKISKNDNLPQQVCVGCAKTAISACVFKKKCEEADTFYRQQLRLQKIEGADPLEASAAVDQAKSSGCSSGSGSSSASGSSSTSSSSSSDDEDEDNDQDQDQDNDNEVVAGEAHKRLHNGHGQAINGHRGDDEVPEEMDDHHESGNNNDEEPDEDHHRNGLELTDDVNAENEDDVEEINPLNHHHHNDDGEITVHGVHPKEPFDFNSIRLMQEYMQHQMNKFPNGSATGPPGQDMELDLDQRHHHHHHHDGDGDDDDDEDMSLPLIPEIELITPGDEAPADPSNPNDLVNGVAGVGVVQGMRGPGFQCPHCYQIFEMKQILKAHMQSVHGAPGPVYECSNCRKTYFYKRFLEKHIRRGRCVKKRRNQTRPMQCSDCHVLFPTGHHLGWHKRTGCPSKAAKMPLQQLFKQNIVQFNNFPKRIAAGGARKPTAPDLHINNRKLGLANKRKGRTRIKLDAKKIALAKQLILREATTTVIANELNISRTFAWRLRKSLVNGVSLHERVVDPSQEEQHLQQQLQQQQQQHQQLHLQQQQQEEQQQQAAAAAAQAEREREHHHLSLPYSHLGLGLIKEERQDSEDEEEQQQRQQQQHLHHSHHQLGLVDECGAEEIGAEETAGYMGDEDAVCGLLHNGYDPDPDSDPIEHDPFEGTDNNNDHHSNGRRPGSVSPAPPPLAPPSMGSSGGVGVPVPVQVHAAAARTDVEVYKRLLAESQHFPHIVNAQQLQMQQQHREREREQRDREREQLQQQKVHNGGMPMLTRYPPAVMHALPVNLSLRSMPHMNSNESNGSSSSNTAAPLPVPGSSAATSTATPTGKKPRKPNVFIDDEKYAMAKLLVAQNSSTMEIARALNVSQMTAWKVRDAILKGVPLSYRNKRSDGRHSEEFSAKEQQQQQQQHQQQQQEQQQRQQQQQEMQRQQQQQMEQMELIKQQRQQQELLLQQQQQQQQQQQQQQQLRHHTPAETSHYQQQQTPPKMLHPRRRLKAAERELRDKEITREILELIKEDSNIQYWKVSARLAEKGINISPSSVCQKLKSMGIHRRWKPGDKPPMLAISQLKAATVAAAAAAAAGLAGVGGVVPGSAGLAGSSFGLADDGYEQQQFDMGGPHFLSAFTR